The following proteins are co-located in the Theropithecus gelada isolate Dixy chromosome 19, Tgel_1.0, whole genome shotgun sequence genome:
- the ADGRE2 gene encoding adhesion G protein-coupled receptor E2 translates to MPEFSLEVQKQVDRNVTLRQNQATMQLDWSLAQKSGDPGMGKLLAEAPLVSEPEKQVVLNETHQGLLPILLSDVISAFLSNNDTQNFSSPVTFTFSHRSVIPRRKVFCVFWERGQNGCGHWATTGCSTMGTRDTSTICRCTHLSSFAVLMAPYDVQEEDPVLTVITYMGLSLSLLCLLLAALTFLLCKAIQNTSTSLHLQLSLCLLLAHLLFLVGIDRTEHEVLCAIIAGALHYLYLAAFTWMLLEALYLFLTARNLMVVNYSNINRFTKKLMFPMGYGVPAVIVAISAASRPHLYGTPSRCWLQPEKGFIWGFLGPVCAIFSVNLALLLVTLWILKNRLSSLNNEVSTLQNTRMLAFKATIQLFILGCTWCLGILQVGPAARVMAYLFTIINSLQGVFIFLVYCLLSQQVREQYRKWSKGFRKLRTESEMHTLSSSAKADTPKPSTVRSRIAPEHFTNRPT, encoded by the exons ATGCCAg AATTTTCCCTGGAGGTGCAGAAGCAAGTAGACAGGAATGTCACCTTGAGACAGAATCAGGCAACGATGCAGCTGGACTGGAGTCTGGCACAGAAATCTGGTGACCCAG GGATGGGCAAGTTGCTGGCTGAGGCCCCCCTGGTCTCGGAGCCTGAGAAACAGGTGGTTCTGAATGAGACACACCAGGGCTTGCTCCCCATCCTGCTCTCAGATGTCATCTCTGCCTTTCTGAGCAACAATGACACCCAAAACTTCAGCTCCCCAGTTACCTTCACCTTCTCCCACCGT TCGGTCATACCAAGACGGAAAGTGTTCTGTGTCTTCTGGGAGCGTGGCCAGAATGGATGTGGTCATTGGGCCACCACAGGCTGCAGCACAATGGGCACCAGAGATACCAGCACCATCTGCCGTTGCACCCACCTGAGCAGCTTTGCAGTCCTCATGGCCCCCTACGATGTACAG GAGGAGGATCCTGTGCTGACTGTCATCACCTACATGGGGCTGAGCCTCTCTCTGCTGTGCCTCCTCCTGGCAGCCCTCACCTTCCTCCTGTGCAAAGCCATCCAGAACACCAGCACCTCGCTGCATCTGCAGCTCTCGCTCTGCCTCCTCCTGGCCCACCTCCTCTTCCTCGTGGGGATTGATCGAACCGAACATGAG GTGCTGTGCGCCATCATCGCCGGTGCCTTGCATTATCTCTACCTGGCCGCCTTCACCTGGATGCTGCTGGAGGCCCTGTACCTCTTCCTCACTGCACGGAACCTGATGGTGGTCAACTACTCAAACATCAACAGATTCACGAAGAAGCTCATGTTCCCTATGGGCTATGGAGTCCCAGCTGTGATAGTGGCCATTTCTGCAGCCTCCAGGCCTCACCTTTATGGAACACCTTCCCG CTGCTGGCTCCAACCAGAAAAGGGATTTATATGGGGCTTCCTTGGACCTGTCTGTGCCATCTTCTCT GTGAATTTAGCTCTCCTTCTGGTGACTCTCTGGATTTTGAAAAACAGACTCTCCTCCCTCAATAATGAAGTGTCCACCCTCCAGAACACAAG GATGCTGGCATTTAAAGCGACAATTCAGCTGTTCATCCTGGGCTGCACGTGGTGTCTGGGCATCTTGCAGGTGGGTCCGGCTGCTCGGGTCATGGCCTACCTCTTCACCATCATCAACAGCCTGCAGGGCGTCTTCATCTTCCTGGTGTACTGCCTCCTCAGCCAGCAG GTCCGGGAGCAATACAGGAAATGGTCCAAAGGGTTCAGGAAATTGAGAACTGAGTCTGAGATGCACACACTCTCCAGCAGTGCGAAGGCTGACACCCCCAAACCCAGCACGGTAAGATCACGCATTGCTCCAGAGCATTTCACTAACCGACCCACCTGA